In Zingiber officinale cultivar Zhangliang chromosome 1A, Zo_v1.1, whole genome shotgun sequence, a genomic segment contains:
- the LOC122002098 gene encoding uncharacterized protein LOC122002098, with amino-acid sequence MKASIKFREDRPPLVRAKVPVGILGISFVSGVVAAPAADGDTSSDLRLDLSTAFRAGPSLRLSYRPNDSGNPFSLVLKTGVGAYGSPSADSSFSMSAEFGLLGPRPTFSLLLKPRFGDFSLRKSVSAAPAVAVAPTTVSVKVQSFVDGQSVERPLVDFPQTTNGFHSFQKGSGFPLNVSASTFGSTLGGINELLSGVEVSARSIISLPSRTAVHFKWGLRVPPEFRTAFEGPTAGISVRKLPLLVISKISVERSGVKTKEKKNAWPSETAEELCGHLRKEVESLQAGTLQLRRIMDDVRAELRDQKAAPLMTGKDQGKSLAKALKSVDMSEEPLEAQRSAIAHI; translated from the coding sequence ATGAAGGCCTCGATCAAGTTCAGGGAGGATCGCCCTCCCCTGGTTCGCGCTAAGGTCCCCGTTGGCATTCTCGGCATCTCCTTCGTCTCCGGCGTTGTGGCGGCCCCCGCCGCAGACGGAGATACTTCCAGCGATCTCCGCCTCGACCTCTCCACGGCCTTTCGCGCTGGCCCTTCCCTCCGCCTCTCCTACCGCCCCAACGACTCCGGTAACCCGTTCTCTCTCGTCTTGAAGACCGGCGTCGGCGCTTATGGTTCCCCGTCCGCCGATTCATCCTTCTCGATGTCGGCCGAGTTCGGTCTCCTCGGGCCCCGTCCTACCTTCTCCCTTCTCCTCAAGCCCCGATTTGGGGATTTCTCTCTCCGGAAGTCCGTTTCTGCCGCCCCAGCCGTGGCAGTGGCTCCGACGACGGTGTCCGTCAAAGTCCAATCGTTCGTCGACGGTCAGAGTGTTGAGAGGCCGTTGGTGGACTTCCCCCAGACGACCAACGGGTTCCATTCTTTCCAGAAAGGGAGCGGCTTTCCTTTAAACGTCTCCGCCTCCACCTTCGGCAGCACTCTGGGCGGGATCAACGAGCTGCTCTCCGGGGTCGAGGTCAGTGCGAGGAGCATCATCTCGCTGCCTAGTCGCACGGCCGTCCATTTCAAGTGGGGATTGAGAGTTCCTCCGGAGTTCCGCACTGCATTTGAAGGCCCGACGGCCGGAATTTCGGTAAGAAAGCTACCACTCCTCGTGATAAGCAAGATTTCTGTGGAACGCAGCGGCGTGAAGACAAAGGAGAAGAAAAATGCTTGGCCATCCGAAACAGCGGAAGAGCTATGTGGGCATCTGAGGAAGGAAGTGGAATCTCTGCAAGCTGGGACTTTACAGCTTCGGAGGATTATGGACGATGTCCGTGCCGAGCTTAGAGATCAGAAAGCAGCCCCCCTGATGACAGGGAAAGACCAGGGGAAGTCATTAGCTAAAGCTTTGAAATCCGTGGACATGAGCGAGGAGCCATTAGAAGCTCAACGATCTGCTATTGCCCATATCTGA